A stretch of DNA from Methylosinus sp. LW4:
GACGCCCTCCGCGATCTGATGGTGGAGAGGCTGGAGGCCGCCGATTATCCCGTACGCGAGATCGAGGAATTGGAGCGTGGCGAGGGCGAGGTGGAGCTGGTCGCAATATTGACCTCGACCAGCATCGACCCGAAAGAGCTGGACGTCGTCGCCGCCGAGCTGGAGAAAGTCGCCGGCGTCGAGCATGCGAGCTGGACGGCGCAGACGAGCGAGTGAAAATCAGCGGCGAGAGGAAGCGGCGAGCGCGCCGCCTCCCTCAGCCTGTCAGCCGTCTGCACAATCCGTCGAGCTGCTCCAGCGTCGTGTAGCGGATGCGCAATTCGCCGCTCTCGCCGCGATGATGGATCGAAACATAAAGACCGAGCGCATCGGTCAACAGCTTCTCCATCGCCACCGTATCCGCGTCCTTATCGACGCGCGGCTTGCGGGATTTCGTCTCCAGCGGGCTATCGGCGACCTCTTGCTGCGCGAGACGCTCGACGTCGCGAACCGTGAGGCCCTCGTCGACGACACGCCGCGCCACAGCGTCGGGATTGTCGACGGCGAGCAATGCGCGCGCATGGCCGGCCGAGATCGCGCCCTCCGTCACCAGACGCCGGCTCGCCTCCGGCAGATTGAGCAGACGCAGCGTGTTGGCGACATGAGACCGGCTCTTGCCGATGATCTTGGCGAGATCGGACTGCGAATAGCCGAACTCCTTGCCGAGCCGCTCATAGCCGCGCGCTTCCTCGATCGCATTGAGATCGGCGCGCTGCACATTCTCGATAATGGCGAGCTCGAGGGCCTCGCGATCGTCCGCCTCATGCACG
This window harbors:
- a CDS encoding ParB/RepB/Spo0J family partition protein, with translation MAEEATRRRLGRGLAALIGDAGEEAPAVERARGQRRAPIEFLRPNPRNPRVAFHEDDLADLAASIREKGIIQPIVVRTVPGVADAYEIIAGERRWRAAQLANLADVPIIVHEADDREALELAIIENVQRADLNAIEEARGYERLGKEFGYSQSDLAKIIGKSRSHVANTLRLLNLPEASRRLVTEGAISAGHARALLAVDNPDAVARRVVDEGLTVRDVERLAQQEVADSPLETKSRKPRVDKDADTVAMEKLLTDALGLYVSIHHRGESGELRIRYTTLEQLDGLCRRLTG